A window of Actinomycetota bacterium contains these coding sequences:
- a CDS encoding site-2 protease family protein, whose product MDPVAGLGVLIGFVAGLSLHDYAHSLAATALGDRTPRLMRRRTLDLRAHADPLGTIILPGIFAIAAAFGSPLSPMFGWGKRHALNPRALRHPSRDVVIVALAGPGATLLLAFLAISLVRIVGCGPGGRVLAWGALALVFLTVIEVLPIPGRDGGRILARFLPSHAAIRMEELIQYEVLFLLGLYMFLRGVVNGIADQVIRSLGGLSC is encoded by the coding sequence ATGGATCCCGTCGCCGGACTCGGGGTGCTGATTGGCTTCGTGGCGGGGCTTTCCCTCCATGACTATGCCCACTCGCTGGCCGCGACAGCTCTCGGGGATCGAACCCCCCGTCTCATGCGCCGAAGAACCCTCGATCTGCGAGCCCACGCGGATCCTCTGGGGACGATCATTCTGCCGGGCATTTTCGCGATTGCGGCGGCGTTCGGGTCGCCGCTGTCGCCCATGTTCGGGTGGGGGAAGCGGCACGCGCTCAACCCCCGCGCTCTACGTCACCCCAGTCGGGACGTTGTCATCGTGGCGCTCGCCGGCCCAGGTGCGACGCTGCTGCTGGCTTTCCTGGCGATATCGCTGGTCAGGATCGTCGGGTGTGGTCCCGGTGGCAGGGTCCTGGCATGGGGCGCGCTGGCGTTGGTGTTTCTCACTGTGATTGAGGTCCTGCCGATTCCAGGACGGGACGGGGGTCGCATTCTTGCGCGGTTCCTTCCTTCGCATGCGGCGATCCGGATGGAGGAGTTGATCCAATACGAGGTGCTGTTTCTTCTTGGCCTCTACATGTTCCTTCGCGGCGTCGTGAACGGGATTGCCGACCAGGTCATCCGGTCCCTCGGCGGGTTATCTTGCTGA
- a CDS encoding segregation/condensation protein A: protein MAYQVKLEVFEGPFDLLLHLISKRELDVYEVSLAQITEEYLDHLRGMQDFDLEIATEFLVVAATLIEIKASRLLPGPPSDDEDALALSSRDMLIAKLLEYRAFKDAGVLFLQAIADNVGYIGRSAGPGREFDRLCPDLLARVSPVDLATLAARALLPKPVPTLDLSHISPIRATVAEAVSHVLRELAKRRSISFDEIVAGCKSRIDVVVRFLAVLELVKSNEVEVRQKESFGEISLSRRGDVGVVVDLAIDEYESVGGDAR from the coding sequence ATGGCGTACCAGGTGAAGCTTGAGGTGTTCGAAGGTCCCTTCGACCTGCTGTTGCACCTTATTTCGAAACGGGAACTCGACGTCTACGAGGTTTCCCTGGCGCAGATAACCGAGGAGTACCTCGATCACCTGCGGGGCATGCAGGATTTCGACCTCGAGATCGCTACGGAGTTCTTGGTGGTTGCCGCCACCCTGATTGAGATCAAGGCCTCCCGCCTGCTGCCGGGCCCACCCTCGGACGACGAAGACGCGCTGGCGCTGAGTTCGCGGGACATGCTGATCGCGAAGTTGCTGGAGTACCGGGCGTTCAAGGATGCGGGAGTCCTGTTCCTGCAGGCCATTGCCGACAACGTCGGATACATCGGCAGATCTGCCGGCCCCGGCCGGGAGTTCGACAGGCTCTGTCCGGACCTGCTGGCTCGGGTCTCGCCCGTGGATCTCGCGACGCTAGCCGCGCGCGCGCTGTTGCCGAAGCCTGTTCCGACGCTGGACCTGAGCCATATCTCGCCAATTCGAGCAACGGTGGCCGAGGCTGTTTCCCACGTTCTACGTGAACTTGCTAAGCGTCGGTCGATTTCGTTCGACGAGATCGTGGCGGGGTGCAAGTCGCGAATCGACGTTGTTGTTCGATTCCTCGCAGTCCTCGAACTCGTGAAGAGCAACGAGGTCGAGGTCCGCCAGAAGGAGTCATTCGGCGAGATTTCGTTGAGCCGTCGTGGGGATGTCGGTGTAGTCGTAGATCTTGCTATCGACGAGTACGAGAGCGTCGGAGGAGACGCGCGTTGA
- the xerD gene encoding site-specific tyrosine recombinase XerD translates to MSTSERSHVESSRSTADLAHRFLDHLRVERGVAPNTLNAYGRDLRLYLADLADQGIDDVACIRDQDISGFVERMRGREYAEGRRYSEATVARVIAAVRGFHRYLLREGIVGSDASEPVGSMRISRALPKALSSDEVERLLRAVAAEGPAALRDRAMLETLYAAGLRISELTFLDVDDVDLEDATVRCVGKGSKERVVPMGRVAVDALAAYLTQARPALAKGRGEPALFLNQRGRRLTRQGCWKLLKRYAEMAGLTRRVSPHTLRHSFATHLLDGGADIRIVQELLGHASVSTTQVYTLVSQERLREVYDSYHPRAKRPPVTRHA, encoded by the coding sequence ATGAGTACCTCTGAGCGTTCCCACGTTGAGTCGAGCCGTTCGACGGCCGACTTGGCCCACCGGTTCCTAGATCACCTTCGGGTCGAGCGAGGCGTGGCCCCGAACACCCTGAACGCGTATGGGCGAGATCTGCGTCTGTATCTGGCGGACCTCGCGGACCAGGGGATCGACGACGTTGCCTGCATCCGCGACCAGGACATTTCCGGATTCGTCGAGAGGATGCGAGGGCGGGAATACGCCGAAGGGCGTCGGTATTCGGAAGCCACAGTGGCCCGAGTGATCGCTGCCGTTCGGGGATTCCACAGGTATCTCTTGCGAGAGGGCATCGTGGGGTCGGACGCCTCGGAGCCCGTCGGATCGATGCGGATCTCCCGGGCACTGCCCAAGGCTTTGTCGTCGGACGAGGTCGAGCGTCTATTGCGCGCCGTGGCCGCAGAGGGTCCCGCCGCCCTGCGTGACCGTGCGATGTTGGAAACGCTCTACGCGGCCGGCCTGAGGATCTCCGAGTTGACCTTCCTGGACGTTGACGACGTGGATCTTGAGGACGCCACGGTCCGGTGCGTCGGGAAAGGCTCGAAGGAGCGGGTCGTCCCCATGGGTCGAGTCGCCGTCGATGCGCTCGCGGCGTATCTGACGCAGGCCCGGCCGGCACTCGCGAAGGGTCGCGGAGAACCTGCCCTGTTCCTGAACCAGCGTGGGCGACGCCTGACCAGGCAGGGATGCTGGAAGCTTCTGAAGCGATACGCGGAGATGGCGGGGTTGACTCGCCGCGTCTCGCCTCACACGCTTCGCCATTCCTTCGCCACGCATTTGCTGGATGGTGGAGCCGACATTCGCATCGTCCAGGAGTTGTTGGGACACGCAAGCGTATCGACGACTCAGGTGTATACCCTCGTCAGCCAAGAGAGACTGCGCGAGGTCTACGATTCCTATCACCCGCGTGCCAAGCGTCCGCCTGTGACGCGTCACGCCTAG
- a CDS encoding TraR/DksA C4-type zinc finger protein, which produces MEIAELDRFRTALDELREELRKQLTELGANPDEESLDGVDYDFGFADSAQSTAERGKVLALVERLREQLAEVGHALHRMDEGGYGTCIRCGQTIGAERLEALPYSTLCVSCKQKST; this is translated from the coding sequence ATGGAGATCGCCGAACTCGACCGTTTTCGGACCGCGCTCGACGAGCTTCGCGAGGAGTTGCGGAAGCAGCTGACGGAACTCGGCGCCAACCCCGACGAGGAATCCCTCGACGGGGTTGACTACGACTTCGGGTTTGCCGACTCCGCGCAGTCCACCGCCGAGCGAGGGAAGGTGCTCGCCCTTGTTGAGCGCCTCCGCGAGCAACTCGCCGAGGTGGGTCACGCGTTGCACAGGATGGACGAGGGGGGTTACGGGACCTGCATCAGGTGCGGCCAGACCATTGGAGCCGAACGCCTAGAAGCCCTTCCTTACAGCACGCTGTGCGTGTCCTGTAAGCAGAAATCCACGTAG